The DNA window GTGTATTTCAAAGTGCGGGATTTCCGCCAGCGTTCACGGTCGTTTTCCGGTTCTGCTTTCTGAAGCGTTCGTTTGCCGCGCCGGGCTTACCGCTCGTGGCGCTTACAGCTCGTAGCGCTGATGACACCAAGCAATGCCGGACACCAGCGGGTAATGCTGGCACTCCGGTAAGCTGCACTGAAAATCGCGCAGACGCGCATCCACCGGTAACACCACTTCCGGGCTGCCCCGGTAGCCATGTTTGCACAGTTCTGCCGCGCGGCGCTGCCAGTGTTGCTGCAGGGTATCCAGCGTTTCTTCGCGGTTCAGCTGCAGCCGCAGGCGGCTGTTTTGCCGCACTTCAATAACAAACACGCCGGGGGCAATTTCTTCGCTGCGATAGCCGTTTTGCAGGCTGTCCTGAATGGCCGGCTGATAGGGTACCGGACTGCAGGCACTGAGCAGCGCAACCAATAACAATGACCAGGGCAGGGTACGGCGGAACGTCATGGCGGAACCGGAGCGGCTGAAAAAACAGGCTGCGATTCTGCCCAGACTGAGCCGGCGGGTAAAGTCCTGAATGGTCATTCCGTGATCAACGGAGCAAAGATTCCCCGCGTCAGCCGGGCCAGATCCGCCGGGGCCAGTTCAATTTCCAATCCGCGTCGTCCGGCGCTGACGTTTATTTGTGGCAGGGCTTCGGCGCTGCTGTCGATAACGGTGGGCAGGGCTTTTTTCTGGCCCAGCGGGCTGATGCCACCCACCACATAACCGCTGCTGCGTTCCGCGGCTTTGGGGTCGGCCATATCGGCTTTTTTCGCACCCAGCGCTTTGGCAATGGCTTTCAGGCTTAACCGGTGCGATACGGGTAATACGGCTACCGCTAACGGGCTTTTATGGCCGCTGAGGCTGACCAGCAGGGTTTTGAACACGCAGGCTGGGTCCAGCCCCAGCGCAGCGGCGGCTTCTTCACCGTAGGATTCGGCCGCCGGGTCGTGCTGGTATTCATGCACCTGAAAAACAATGCCGGCTCTCTGCGCCGTAACAATGGCGGGCGTCATGAGGCGTCCGGTTCGTATTGCGGCGGCAGGGCTGCGCCGGCTTCCAGCGGTTGTTGCAGGGCGAAACGGGGTTGTTCGCCGTTATCGGTATTCACCGTGCCGGTGAACATGGCAAAGGGGCGCACCCAGCTGGAAAAATCGCCGTACAGGGTTTTGTACAGCACCAGCCATTCTTCGGTTTCGCTGTGGCGCACCAGCCCCAGCACCTGATACAGGTTACCTTTGTAGTGCCGGTAAATACCCGGCTGAATCTGTGGTTGTGACATGCAAAAG is part of the Venatoribacter cucullus genome and encodes:
- the ybaK gene encoding Cys-tRNA(Pro) deacylase, yielding MTPAIVTAQRAGIVFQVHEYQHDPAAESYGEEAAAALGLDPACVFKTLLVSLSGHKSPLAVAVLPVSHRLSLKAIAKALGAKKADMADPKAAERSSGYVVGGISPLGQKKALPTVIDSSAEALPQINVSAGRRGLEIELAPADLARLTRGIFAPLITE
- a CDS encoding DUF1653 domain-containing protein; translated protein: MSQPQIQPGIYRHYKGNLYQVLGLVRHSETEEWLVLYKTLYGDFSSWVRPFAMFTGTVNTDNGEQPRFALQQPLEAGAALPPQYEPDAS